In the Cryptococcus neoformans var. neoformans JEC21 chromosome 1, complete sequence genome, one interval contains:
- a CDS encoding expressed protein — MHPLHPLPSQQLSAMPGLKERQSNANSVQPAAPKPRHCRQTNMECLKFGPHRPHKKHSAPQHRLPGMDSTHRTAISTSSTGATAGLSQASTLGISPSYATTVAGHLHAVQTPSPHPESTAPTDVSGPSAPSMRASLGVMPNTFGVLTPVASTSDGALPSLIEENHQSHSANESPNLSPSNASPEALLGTPMDLDTDCDQTAIGERETTTISLGDPHFRPFGRDPTPLQFVPNLFSSSQPTDTQRTNDRPLWLQSPIRPPESISVDSRPAVGERRQHVTGDGSHDDPPIEERRGEDGEDGEGEDDNGDQEDGGDQDNDDAASVISHTSIDSALEAVGGNTKQSKNWKTRYNWPRRSRDFSRNFQKTAEKVHCDGFMFQCCRWYSTDTGSSVVPGSRAAYRLNRTKRFMGDDPVPNAIERAMDGQFVDKKLSEYIINWGFHNNPGKDGNPGKRPIITVDQLCQLAEVCLSCIADFRYDERKATQSAQHSAHIRMLKKLHAQRRSKMDSREKELEEFARKNEEEAKRLAEERKELEAWRNARAAEGASSATASSS; from the exons ATGCACCCACTGCATCCGTTACCCAGCCAACAACTTTCCGCCATGCCTGGTCTCAAAGAAAGGCAATCCAATGCCAACAGCGTCCAACCTGCTGCCCCCAAACCCAGACACTGCCGCCAAACGAATATGGAATGCCTCAAATTCGGGCCCCATAGACCCCATAAAAAGCATTCCGCACCCCAGCATAGGCTGC CTGGTATGGATAGCACTCATCGTACAGCCATTtctacctcctccactGGCGCCACCGCTGGCTTGTCTCAAGCTTCTACTTTGGGCATCTCGCCCTCTTACGCCACCACTGTAGCAGGACACCTTCACGCAGTACAGACGCCTTCCCCTCACCCGGAATCTACTGCACCAACTGACGTGTCGGGACCTAGTGCGCCGTCCATGAGGGCCTCACTTGGGGTTATGCCAAACACATTTGGGGTCCTTACCCCTGTTGCAAGCACCTCTGATGGAGCCTTGCCATCTTTAATTGAAGAGAACCACCAGTCCCACTCTGCCAATGAATCACCAAACCTCTCTCCCTCAAATGCCTCTCCTGAAGCGCTTCTTGGTACTCCTATGGACTTGGACACTGATTGTGACCAGA CGGCTATAGGCGAAAGGGAAACTACAACCATCTCCTTAGGCGATCCTCATTTTCGACCGTTTGGCCGCGATCCCACGCCGTTGCAGTTTGTCCCAAATctgttctcttcctctcaaccTACCGATACTCAAAGAACAAATGACCGCCCACTCTGGCTGCAGTCTCCTATTCGTCCACCTGAATCGATATCTGTTGACTCGCGGCCTGCGGTAGGAGAGAGGCGACAACACGTGACAGGAGATGGCAGCCACGATGATCCACCCATTGAAGAGAGGcgtggagaggatggagaggatggagagggagaagacgacAATGgtgatcaagaagatggcggGGACCAGGATAATGACGATGCAGCTTCTG TTATCTCGCACACATCGATAGACTCTGCTCTCGAAGCGGTGGGCGGCAATACCAAGCAATCCAAGAACTGGAAGACAAGGTATAATTGGCCCAGGCGATCCAGAGATTTCAGTAGAAAC TTTCAGAAGACCGCAGAAAAAGTCCATTGTGATGGGTTTATGTTCCAGTGCTG CCGCTGGTACTCAACTGATACCGGATCTTCCGTCGTCCCCGGTTCCCGAGCAGCCTATAGATTGAATCGAACTAAGCGGTTCATGGGCGACGATCCTGTCCCCAATGCCATTGAACGGGCAATGGACGGCCAGTTTGTGGATAAGAAATTGAGCGAGTACATTATTAACTGGGGCTTTCATAACAATCCTGGAAAGGACGGCAACCCCGGCAAGAGACCCATAATTACTGTCGACCAGCTCTGCCAACTTGCCGAAGTTTGTCTCTCCTGCATTGCTGATTTCCGTTATGATGAGCGCAAAGCTACACAAAGCGCTCAGCACAGTGCACATATCAGAATGCTCAAGAAGCTGCATGCGCAGCGGCGCTCGAAAATGGATAGCAGGGAAAAGGAATTGGAGGAATTTGCTCGGAagaatgaggaggaagcaaAGCGTTTGgcagaggaaaggaaagagttAGAGGCTTGGCGTAATGCTCGTGCTGCAGAAGGAGCATCCTCCGCCACTGCAAGCAGCTCCTAG